In one window of Hevea brasiliensis isolate MT/VB/25A 57/8 chromosome 10, ASM3005281v1, whole genome shotgun sequence DNA:
- the LOC131169556 gene encoding senescence-specific cysteine protease SAG39-like, giving the protein MTSVWKMQCSLIALLIFILADLVSSRKLYLHDQSSSMYERHELWMKKYRRVYKDKAEKERRLEIFKHNVKFIESFNAAGNKSYKLRINKFADLSNDEFKASHNGYRRSEQTRSVKATSFKYANVTGLPASMDWRQQGAVTPVKDQGDCGCCWAFSTVAAIEGIHKITTGKLISLSEQELVDCDTKGKDEGCNGGYMEDGFKFIMENQGITSEANYPYKGTNGTCNPNKEASHIAKITGYETVPANSEASLMKAVAQQPVSVSIDAGGSSFQFYSSGVFKGECGNILNHGVTAVGYGSTSDGTKYWLVKNSWGADWGEQGYIRMHKDVFAKEGLCGIAMDSSYPTANA; this is encoded by the exons ATGACATCAGTTTGGAAAATGCAATGTTCGTTGATTGCTCTCTTGATCTTCATTTTGGCTGATCTAGTCTCGTCTCGAAAGCTATATCTCCATGATCAATCTTCATCCATGTATGAGAGACATGAGCTATGGATGAAAAAATACAGAAGGGTTTACAAGGATAAGGCAGAGAAAGAAAGACGCCTCGAGATATTCAAGCACAATGTTAAGTTCATAGAGTCCTTTAATGCTGCTGGGAATAAATCCTACAAGCTCAGGATTAACAAATTTGCAGACTTATCCAATGATGAGTTCAAGGCTTCCCACAATGGATATAGGAGGTCGGAACAGACAAGATCAGTGAAAGCAACCTCATTTAAGTATGCAAATGTGACCGGTTTGCCTGCTAGCATGGACTGGAGACAGCAAGGAGCTGTTACCCCTGTCAAGGATCAAGGCGACTGTG GGTGTTGCTGGGCTTTCTCAACTGTGGCAGCCATTGAGGGGATCCACAAGATAACTACAGGTAAATTGATCTCTTTATCCGAGCAAGAGCTTGTAGATTGTGACACTAAAGGTAAGGATGAAGGCTGTAATGGTGGTTACATGGAAGATGGATTCAAGTTCATAATGGAAAACCAAGGCATCACCAGTGAAGCTAATTATCCTTACAAAGGAACTAATGGAACTTGTAACCCCAACAAGGAGGCTTCCCATATTGCTAAGATCACTGGCTATGAAACGGTTCCTGCTAACAGTGAGGCATCACTGATGAAGGCAGTAGCACAGCAACCTGTGTCTGTCTCCATTGATGCTGGTGGATCGTCTTTTCAGTTCTACTCTTCTGGTGTTTTCAAAGGAGAATGTGGAAACATCCTAAACCATGGTGTAACAGCAGTAGGGTATGGTAGTACCAGTGATGGAACCAAATATTGGCTTGTCAAGAATTCATGGGGCGCAGATTGGGGTGAGCAAGGATACATAAGGATGCATAAAGATGTATTTGCTAAGGAAGGCTTGTGTGGAATTGCCATGGATTCCTCTTATCCGACTGCCAAtgcttaa
- the LOC110650531 gene encoding basic leucine zipper 61: MAQLPPKIPNIQSTWPDFSHQKFMPPSINKAATAAASQNPSWVDEFLDFSSARRGTHRRSVSDSIAFLEQPLLEECRGAEGAVVVSHHHRHGSGHNSGSSDFDKFDDEQFMSMFTYDISNAVAPSCSNPSTPSDHNSINDEKDTTPSSDQNNKQHKTRNESDEVQSQCQQENQTPSSATNTTSSDRIIDPKRVKRILANRQSAQRSRVRKLQYISELERSVTSLQAEVSVLSPRVAFLDHQRLLLNVDNSALKQRIAALAQDKIFKDAHQEALKREIERLRQVYHQQNLKKMENAVPSPSPATDLTTAPAEKEQLLLQV; this comes from the exons ATGGCACAATTACCTCCAAAAATCCCAAACATTCAATCAACTTGGCCTGATTTCTCCCACCAAAAGTTCATGCCGCCGTCTATTAATAAAGCAGCCACGGCTGCTGCCAGCCAAAACCCGTCGTGGGTAGACGAATTCCTCGACTTCTCGTCGGCGAGACGTGGGACTCACAGGCGATCGGTAAGCGACTCCATTGCCTTCCTGGAGCAACCATTGCTAGAAGAATGTCGTGGCGCGGAGGGTGCAGTAGTAGTATCTCATCATCATCGTCATGGTTCCGGACATAACAGTGGCAGCAGCGACTTCGATAAATTTGACGATGAACAATTCATGTCTATGTTCACCTATGATATCTCCAATGCGGTGGCTCCGTCGTGCTCGAACCCTTCAACGCCGTCGGATCATAACAGCATTAATGATGAGAAAGATACAACGCCGTCGTCCGATCAGAATAATAAGCAACACAAGACAAGAAATGAATCCGATGAGGTGCAAAGCCAATGCCAGCAAGAGAATCAAACTCCATCAAGCGCAACCAATACCACTTCTTCTGATCGGATTATTGATCCCAAGAGGGTCAAAAG AATCTTGGCAAACAGGCAATCAGCACAGAGGTCACGAGTGAGGAAGCTGCAATACATTTCTGAGCTTGAACGTAGTGTAACCTCATTGCAA GCTGAGGTTTCAGTGCTGTCACCAAGAGTTGCATTTCTAGACCATCAACGCTTGCTTCTAAATGTTGATAATAGTGCTCTTAAGCAAAGAATTGCTGCTTTAGCCCAAGACAAGATTTTCAAAGATG CTCATCAAGAAGCACTAAAGAGGGAAATAGAGAGACTGAGACAAGTATATCACCAACAAAACCTCAAGAAGATGGAAAATGCAGTACCATCACCTTCCCCAGCAACTGACCTCACTACTGCTCCTGCTGAGAAAGAACAGCTTCTTCTCCAAGTTTAA